From the genome of Papaver somniferum cultivar HN1 chromosome 2, ASM357369v1, whole genome shotgun sequence, one region includes:
- the LOC113353089 gene encoding probable 2-oxoglutarate-dependent dioxygenase AOP1 has translation MGFESGITFIDFSKDPNALVETSEGWKNLCKQVKEACENHGCFQVGYEKVPGKLHDEMFKGMKDLFDLGDEIKQKNISSKPHHGYIGKDSNYPLLESLGIENALILDKARAFTDLMWPNGNPSFCGTLNSMSIMMKELEGIIRKMIFESFRIKEYYDSNIKNTDYMFRVMKYKAPFTDQPTIGLPAHTDKNILTILYEDIQGLEVLSKKGQWIHVVPKQGNFLVIVGESLMAWSNGRMHAPKHRVMMKGEKDRYSYSQFSTPNELVHVQTPKELVDEDHPLLFRPFKFLDYLRYFDANMHLENPLASYVGIGI, from the exons ATGGGATTTGAGAGTGGAATTACATTTATTGATTTCAGTAAAGACCCAAATGCTTTAGTCGAAACAAGTGAAGGATGGAAGAACTTGTGTAAACAAGTGAAAGAAGCTTGTGAAAACCATGGATGTTTTCAGGTAGGTTATGAAAAAGTTCCAGGAAAACTACATGATGAAATGTTCAAGGGAATGAAAGATTTGTTTGATTTAGGTGATGAGATTAAACAAAAGAATATCAGTAGCAAACCTCATCATGGTTATATTGGAAAGGATTCTAATTATCCTTTGTTGGAAAGTTTGGGCATTGAGAATGCACTTATTCTTGACAAGGCTCGAGCATTTACAGATCTTATGTGGCCCAACGGAAACCCTTCTTTCTG TGGAACTTTGAACTCTATGAGTATAATGATGAAAGAACTTGAAGGAATCATTCGAAAAATGATTTTCGAGAGCTTCAGAATTAAAGAATATTATGATTCCAACATCAAGAACACTGATTACATGTTTCGTGTGATGAAATACAAAGCTCCTTTCACTGATCAACCAACTATCGGTCTTCCTGCTCACACTGATAAAAATATCCTAACCATCTTATATGAAGACATCCAAGGACTCGAAGTTCTCTCGAAAAAAGGACAGTGGATCCATGTAGTACCGAAACAAGGAAATTTTTTGGTTATCGTGGGGGAATCTCTAATG GCCTGGAGCAATGGAAGAATGCATGCACCAAAACATAGAGTTATGATGAAAGGAGAAAAGGATAGATACTCTTACTCACAATTTTCAACACCGAATGAGCTAGTGCATGTTCAAACCCCCAAGGAGCTAGTAGATGAAGACCATCCTCTTCTATTTCGTCCTTTTAAGTTCTTGGATTATCTTCGATATTTTGATGCGAATATGCACCTTGAAAATCCTCTAGCAAGCTATGTTGGTATTGGAATTTGA